A region from the Meiothermus sp. Pnk-1 genome encodes:
- a CDS encoding thrombospondin type 3 repeat-containing protein has product MRKICTALALVSLLMVSVAVARPPYRLQAIAQFHLVADKDNTRTVGCIYCHVSPNGGAPWNPFGENVRAHFKGNIAQALYDALKANKDSDGDGYTDVLEVFAGTLPGDPNSKPLVDPAFLQQSLDKAGGVDLYKPAQ; this is encoded by the coding sequence ATGAGAAAGATCTGCACAGCTCTTGCACTGGTTAGCTTATTGATGGTCTCCGTCGCCGTGGCTCGTCCCCCCTACCGCCTCCAGGCCATCGCCCAATTCCACCTGGTCGCTGACAAGGACAACACCCGCACCGTAGGCTGCATTTACTGCCACGTGAGCCCTAACGGCGGCGCGCCCTGGAATCCTTTCGGGGAGAACGTGCGCGCGCACTTCAAGGGCAACATCGCTCAGGCCCTTTACGATGCGCTCAAGGCCAACAAAGACTCCGATGGCGATGGCTACACCGATGTGCTCGAGGTCTTCGCCGGAACCCTGCCGGGCGATCCCAACAGCAAACCCCTGGTAGACCCCGCTTTCTTGCAGCAGTCGCTGGACAAAGCAGGCGGTGTGGACCTGTATAAGCCCGCTCAGTAG
- the rph gene encoding ribonuclease PH, producing the protein MNRKDGRTPLQMRPLSIQIGYNLYAEGSALVELGHTKVLVTASLTDGVPRHVKSREGWLMTEYNLLPRSTKERKERERQKLSGRTAEIQRFMGRAFRAVLNLGLLPGKTVVIDADVLQADGGTRVASLIGGYAALHQALDRMVRSGALDEWPLQEFAAISLGWFGQERILLDLTHVEDENAWADLTVVATKEGEVIEVHGGGEGRAVPQPVYKQMLEIGLGFIPELVRRIHQALP; encoded by the coding sequence ATGAACCGTAAAGACGGCCGTACTCCCCTTCAGATGCGCCCGCTTTCCATTCAAATCGGCTATAACCTCTACGCCGAAGGTTCGGCGCTAGTAGAATTGGGCCATACCAAAGTGCTGGTCACAGCCTCTCTCACCGACGGGGTGCCCCGCCACGTCAAATCGCGCGAGGGCTGGCTGATGACCGAGTATAACCTACTACCCCGCTCTACCAAGGAGCGCAAAGAACGCGAACGGCAAAAGCTCTCGGGGCGCACCGCTGAGATCCAGCGGTTTATGGGCCGGGCCTTCCGCGCGGTATTGAACCTCGGCTTGCTCCCCGGCAAGACGGTGGTGATCGATGCCGATGTGCTCCAGGCCGACGGAGGAACCCGCGTGGCCTCGCTGATCGGGGGCTATGCAGCTTTGCACCAAGCCCTCGATAGGATGGTGCGCTCGGGGGCCCTGGACGAGTGGCCTTTGCAGGAATTTGCCGCCATCAGCCTGGGTTGGTTTGGCCAGGAGCGCATCCTGCTGGATCTCACCCATGTGGAAGACGAAAATGCTTGGGCCGACCTGACCGTCGTCGCGACCAAAGAAGGCGAGGTGATCGAGGTGCACGGCGGGGGTGAAGGCCGGGCAGTACCCCAGCCGGTGTACAAGCAGATGCTCGAGATCGGCCTAGGCTTCATCCCTGAGCTGGTGCGCCGTATACACCAAGCGCTCCCCTGA
- a CDS encoding SDR family oxidoreductase, which yields MLKGKVALVTGASRGIGRSIARALAWEGVRVGLFARSQEQLAEVEQELKSARPNGGEVLSLPGDVTRPQDAERAVAQLEATFGGLDYLINNAGVGIFKPVQDLSPEEWQQVLETNLSGPFYMTRAAIPALLRRGGGYIINIGSLAGKNAFAGGAAYNASKFGLIGFSEAVMQDLRYYGIRVSTILPGSVDTTFGGNSTGAGWKIQPEDIVEAVRYLLTSNPRTIPSQIELRPSQPPKKQ from the coding sequence ATGCTCAAGGGCAAAGTCGCTTTAGTCACCGGGGCTTCCCGTGGAATCGGCCGCAGCATAGCTCGAGCCCTGGCCTGGGAGGGCGTGCGGGTGGGTTTGTTTGCCCGCAGCCAGGAACAGCTGGCCGAGGTGGAGCAAGAACTCAAATCCGCCCGGCCCAACGGGGGGGAGGTGCTGAGCCTACCTGGGGACGTCACCCGCCCCCAAGACGCCGAGCGCGCGGTGGCCCAGCTCGAGGCCACCTTTGGCGGGCTCGATTACCTGATCAACAACGCTGGGGTGGGAATCTTCAAACCCGTTCAGGACCTGAGCCCAGAGGAGTGGCAACAGGTGTTGGAGACCAACCTCAGCGGCCCCTTCTACATGACCCGCGCCGCCATTCCCGCCCTGCTGCGGCGAGGAGGCGGCTACATCATCAACATCGGCTCTCTGGCCGGGAAAAACGCCTTCGCCGGGGGTGCCGCCTACAACGCCAGCAAGTTCGGCCTGATCGGCTTCTCGGAGGCCGTGATGCAGGACCTCCGCTACTACGGCATCCGGGTGAGCACCATCCTGCCTGGCTCAGTAGACACTACCTTTGGCGGCAACTCCACCGGCGCCGGGTGGAAGATCCAGCCCGAGGACATCGTGGAGGCGGTGCGCTACCTCCTTACCAGCAACCCCCGCACCATCCCCAGCCAGATCGAACTGCGCCCTAGCCAGCCTCCCAAAAAGCAGTAA
- the rdgB gene encoding RdgB/HAM1 family non-canonical purine NTP pyrophosphatase → MRVLVATSNAGKFKELREGLAPLGWQLFSLLDYPFKMPHEDGSTFEDNAMLKAAFATKQVGIPALADDSGLEVEALQGEPGVYSARYGGKSSDIERNLYLLDRLKHVKGEERRARFVAVLVLAYPDGHLEAYRGEAHGLILEAPRGEGGFGYDPLFYVPEAGKTFAEMSLEEKARYSHRGKALRALLEAHRNGPPPREIVALE, encoded by the coding sequence ATGCGTGTCCTGGTAGCTACTTCCAACGCCGGAAAATTCAAGGAACTGCGCGAAGGCCTAGCCCCCCTGGGCTGGCAGTTGTTCTCGTTGCTGGATTACCCCTTCAAGATGCCCCACGAGGACGGCTCGACCTTCGAGGATAACGCCATGCTCAAAGCCGCCTTCGCCACCAAGCAGGTAGGGATACCCGCGCTGGCCGATGACTCGGGGCTCGAGGTGGAAGCCCTTCAGGGCGAGCCCGGGGTGTACTCGGCCCGCTACGGCGGCAAATCCAGCGACATCGAGCGCAACCTCTACCTGCTGGACCGCCTCAAGCACGTCAAGGGCGAGGAGCGCCGGGCCAGGTTCGTGGCGGTGCTGGTGCTGGCCTACCCGGATGGGCACCTCGAGGCCTACCGCGGAGAAGCCCACGGCCTCATCCTGGAAGCGCCACGCGGCGAAGGCGGCTTCGGCTACGATCCTCTTTTCTACGTGCCCGAAGCCGGAAAAACCTTCGCCGAGATGAGCCTGGAGGAAAAGGCCCGCTATTCGCACCGGGGTAAAGCCCTACGCGCATTGCTCGAGGCGCACCGAAACGGCCCGCCCCCCCGGGAAATCGTGGCGCTCGAGTAG